The Synechocystis sp. PCC 7509 genome includes a window with the following:
- a CDS encoding NAD(P)/FAD-dependent oxidoreductase, producing MTTQQPDRICILGGGFGGLYTALRLSQLPWEAQKPEIVLVDKSDRFLFSPFLYELLTGELQTWEIAPPFVEILANTGVRCLQGEVADINTDEQIVYLLDGSEIPYDRLVLALGGETPLDMVPGASSYAFPFRTVSDAYSLEQRLRMLEETQTDKIRVAIVGAGYSGVELACKLSERLKERGRLRLIELSDQILRTSPEFNRTTATKALEARGVWVDLETKIESITSDAIALEYKNQVDTIPVDLVIWTVGTRVNPVVQSLPLKHNGRGQITTTTTLQVVDHPEIFALGDLADCIDADGKQVPTTAQSAFQQADYTGWNIWASLTNRPLLPFRYQHLGEMMTLGTNSATFAGLGIKLDGSLAYVARRLAYLYRMPTLGHQLKVGLNWITQPIVDNLTE from the coding sequence ATGACAACCCAGCAACCCGATCGCATTTGTATACTAGGTGGAGGCTTTGGCGGTCTTTACACAGCCCTACGTCTTAGCCAACTACCTTGGGAAGCGCAAAAACCAGAAATTGTTTTAGTCGATAAAAGCGATCGCTTTTTATTTTCTCCTTTCCTGTACGAACTGCTAACGGGAGAATTGCAAACTTGGGAAATTGCCCCGCCTTTTGTAGAAATTCTCGCTAATACAGGCGTTCGCTGCTTGCAAGGAGAAGTCGCCGATATTAATACTGATGAGCAAATAGTTTATTTACTTGATGGTAGCGAAATCCCTTACGATCGCCTAGTTTTAGCTCTAGGTGGCGAAACTCCTTTAGATATGGTTCCCGGCGCAAGCTCTTACGCCTTTCCATTTCGGACTGTTAGCGATGCCTATAGCCTAGAGCAACGCCTACGAATGCTGGAAGAAACCCAAACCGATAAAATTCGCGTTGCCATTGTCGGGGCGGGTTATAGCGGCGTAGAGCTTGCCTGTAAGCTGTCGGAGCGCTTAAAAGAGCGCGGTAGATTGCGCCTAATAGAGTTAAGCGACCAAATATTGCGGACATCGCCCGAATTTAACCGCACGACGGCAACAAAAGCTTTAGAAGCGCGGGGTGTATGGGTTGACTTGGAAACTAAAATTGAATCTATTACCAGCGATGCGATCGCTTTAGAATACAAAAATCAAGTAGATACAATTCCTGTAGACTTAGTAATTTGGACTGTAGGAACGCGAGTAAATCCTGTAGTACAAAGTCTCCCACTCAAACACAATGGGCGCGGTCAAATTACTACTACAACTACATTACAAGTAGTAGACCATCCAGAAATTTTTGCTTTGGGCGATTTAGCCGATTGCATTGATGCGGACGGAAAACAAGTGCCAACAACTGCTCAATCTGCTTTTCAACAAGCTGATTATACAGGCTGGAATATTTGGGCATCACTGACAAATAGACCTTTGCTACCTTTCCGTTATCAGCATTTAGGGGAAATGATGACTTTGGGGACAAATAGCGCCACTTTTGCAGGTTTAGGCATAAAACTAGACGGTTCTCTAGCCTACGTTGCGCGTCGTCTTGCTTATCTCTACCGGATGCCTACTTTAGGACATCAGTTGAAAGTGGGGTTAAATTGGATTACTCAACCGATTGTAGATAATTTGACTGAGTAA
- the trpC gene encoding indole-3-glycerol phosphate synthase TrpC: MQIRRRPPNRTIALESMRYQVLVPGAEPNNILEEIVWHKEDEVNRRREKLPLADLQQQALLAPPSRDFVGALRQPKTQPALIAEVKKASPSKGVIRADFDPVEIAKSYQKGGAACLSVLTDEKFFQGSFSYLAQIRAAVELPLLCKDFILYPYQMYLARVRGADAVLLIAAILTDQDLQYFIKIAKALKMAALIEVHTIEELDRVLALDGVTLVGINNRNLEDFSVDLQTTCSILAARGNQLQERDILVVSESGLHQAEDLALVAKAGTKAVLIGESLIKQPEIEKAIARLFSANKQK; encoded by the coding sequence ATGCAAATCCGTCGTCGTCCCCCCAACCGTACTATTGCTTTAGAAAGTATGCGCTATCAGGTTCTTGTACCGGGCGCTGAACCCAACAATATTTTAGAAGAAATTGTATGGCATAAAGAAGATGAAGTTAATCGGCGTAGAGAAAAATTGCCTTTAGCTGACTTGCAACAGCAAGCACTTTTAGCGCCTCCATCGCGGGATTTTGTTGGTGCTTTGCGTCAACCTAAAACTCAGCCAGCCTTAATTGCTGAAGTCAAAAAAGCATCGCCAAGTAAAGGTGTAATTAGAGCAGATTTCGACCCCGTAGAAATTGCTAAATCCTATCAAAAAGGCGGTGCAGCTTGTTTATCTGTGCTTACCGATGAAAAGTTTTTTCAAGGTAGTTTCAGTTACTTAGCTCAAATTCGCGCGGCGGTAGAATTGCCTTTGCTATGCAAAGATTTTATCTTGTATCCTTACCAAATGTATCTAGCCCGCGTCCGGGGTGCAGATGCGGTATTGCTAATTGCGGCAATTTTAACTGACCAAGATTTGCAATATTTTATCAAGATTGCCAAAGCTTTAAAAATGGCGGCTTTAATTGAAGTCCATACCATAGAAGAACTCGATCGCGTTTTAGCTTTGGATGGCGTAACCCTAGTTGGGATCAATAACCGTAACTTAGAAGATTTTTCTGTTGATTTGCAAACTACTTGTTCAATACTTGCAGCACGGGGAAACCAGTTACAAGAGCGAGATATTTTAGTTGTTAGCGAGTCGGGATTGCATCAAGCTGAAGATTTGGCATTGGTAGCAAAAGCAGGCACAAAGGCTGTATTAATTGGGGAATCGCTAATTAAACAGCCAGAAATAGAAAAGGCGATCGCGCGTTTATTTTCAGCCAACAAACAAAAATAG
- the lpdA gene encoding dihydrolipoyl dehydrogenase — translation MSQEFDYDLVIIGAGVGGHGAALHAVSCGLKTAIIEAADMGGTCVNRGCIPSKALLAASGRVRELRNAHHLKSLGISVGNVEFDRSAIADHANNLVAKIQGDLTNSLKRLNVEIIRGRGQLAGAQKVAITTDNGEKIITAKDIILSPGSVPFVPPGIEIDGKTVFTSDQGVKLESLPNWIAIIGSGYIGLEFSDIYSALGCEITMIEALDQLMPGFDRDIAKLAERILITPRDIETHVGVMAKTVTPGTPVVIELADFKTKEVIDTIEVDACLVATGRIPATQNLGLETVGAELDRRGFIPVNDSMAVLSAGEVVPHLWAIGDANGKMMLAHAASGQGIVAVDNICGNERVVDYHSVPAAAFTHPEISYVGMTETAAKELGSKEGFEVGAVRSYFKGNSKAIAEGEADGMAKLIFRKDTGEVLGVHIIGLHASDLIHEASAAIANRQTVHTLAHLVHAHPTLSEVLDEAYKRAIAS, via the coding sequence GTGAGTCAGGAATTTGATTACGATCTAGTTATTATTGGCGCTGGAGTAGGCGGACATGGCGCGGCTTTACACGCTGTTAGTTGCGGATTGAAAACGGCAATTATTGAAGCAGCCGATATGGGCGGTACTTGTGTAAATAGAGGCTGTATCCCTTCTAAAGCACTGCTTGCAGCTTCGGGTAGAGTTAGAGAATTACGCAACGCTCACCACCTTAAATCTTTGGGTATTAGTGTCGGTAATGTGGAATTTGACCGCAGCGCGATCGCAGATCATGCCAATAACCTTGTAGCCAAAATTCAAGGAGACTTAACCAATAGCCTCAAACGCCTCAATGTAGAGATAATTCGGGGTAGAGGTCAGTTAGCTGGAGCGCAAAAAGTAGCGATAACTACAGACAATGGCGAAAAGATTATCACTGCTAAAGATATTATCCTTTCTCCTGGTTCAGTTCCTTTTGTACCGCCAGGAATTGAAATTGATGGTAAAACTGTCTTTACTAGCGACCAAGGCGTAAAATTAGAATCTTTGCCCAACTGGATCGCAATTATTGGTAGCGGTTATATCGGCTTAGAGTTTTCCGATATTTACTCGGCTTTGGGTTGCGAAATAACCATGATTGAGGCTTTAGATCAGTTAATGCCTGGTTTTGACAGAGATATTGCTAAACTAGCAGAGCGAATTTTAATTACTCCCCGCGATATTGAAACTCATGTAGGAGTCATGGCAAAAACTGTTACTCCTGGTACTCCTGTAGTAATTGAGTTAGCTGATTTTAAAACTAAAGAAGTTATTGACACTATTGAAGTTGATGCTTGTTTAGTGGCTACTGGGCGCATCCCCGCTACACAAAACCTTGGTTTAGAAACCGTCGGTGCAGAATTAGATCGTCGGGGCTTTATTCCTGTAAATGATAGTATGGCGGTGCTATCTGCTGGGGAAGTCGTACCGCATTTGTGGGCGATTGGCGATGCTAACGGTAAGATGATGTTGGCTCACGCGGCTTCAGGTCAAGGAATTGTCGCTGTAGATAATATTTGTGGAAATGAGCGAGTAGTTGATTATCATAGCGTTCCTGCTGCCGCCTTTACCCACCCAGAAATTAGCTATGTAGGCATGACTGAAACCGCCGCTAAAGAGTTGGGAAGTAAAGAAGGTTTTGAAGTGGGCGCGGTGAGAAGTTATTTCAAAGGTAACTCTAAAGCGATCGCCGAAGGAGAAGCCGACGGTATGGCAAAGCTAATTTTCCGCAAAGATACCGGGGAAGTTTTGGGGGTACATATTATTGGCTTACACGCCTCAGATTTGATTCATGAAGCATCCGCCGCGATCGCAAATCGTCAAACCGTGCATACTTTAGCGCATCTAGTCCACGCTCATCCTACTTTATCTGAGGTATTGGACGAAGCTTATAAACGGGCGATCGCATCTTAA
- a CDS encoding Uma2 family endonuclease, protein MVFQVTTPNAEIIYPDSDGKPMADNTKQFRWIVTIKENLELIFANQSDVFVAGELLWYPVEGSRTLCQAPDVMVVFGRPKGDRGSYKQWTEANINPQVVFKILSPGNRLGEMAKKFQFYDRYGVEEYYIYDPDDIDLTGWLRKEDKLEVINEMNGWVSPRLGVRFEVASGTLEIFRANGEKFLSFIEIDSLRAQERQRANQEQQRADEAVTQLEAEKKRNEALVAKLREMGIDAEQI, encoded by the coding sequence ATGGTGTTCCAAGTAACGACTCCTAACGCCGAAATCATATATCCCGACAGCGATGGCAAGCCAATGGCAGACAATACCAAGCAATTTCGCTGGATCGTGACTATCAAGGAAAATTTAGAGCTAATCTTTGCCAATCAATCGGATGTTTTTGTAGCAGGAGAGTTGCTTTGGTATCCAGTGGAAGGAAGTAGAACCCTTTGTCAAGCGCCGGATGTGATGGTGGTTTTTGGGCGACCTAAAGGCGATCGCGGGTCTTACAAGCAATGGACAGAAGCAAATATCAATCCCCAAGTAGTATTTAAAATTCTCTCCCCTGGGAATCGCTTGGGTGAAATGGCAAAAAAGTTTCAATTCTACGATCGTTATGGAGTAGAAGAATACTACATTTACGATCCTGATGATATCGATTTAACAGGCTGGCTGCGAAAAGAAGACAAGCTAGAAGTGATTAATGAGATGAATGGTTGGGTAAGTCCCCGCCTAGGGGTGCGGTTTGAAGTCGCTTCTGGGACTCTGGAAATTTTTAGAGCTAATGGTGAAAAATTTTTAAGTTTTATAGAGATAGATAGTTTACGCGCACAAGAACGACAACGGGCTAACCAAGAGCAACAACGGGCTGACGAGGCAGTTACTCAACTAGAAGCCGAGAAAAAGCGTAACGAAGCCTTGGTTGCAAAATTACGTGAAATGGGAATCGATGCAGAGCAAATTTAG
- the lipA gene encoding lipoyl synthase, whose product MTVKPEWLRVKAPQWERVGNVKEILRDLSLNTVCEEASCPNIGECFNAGTATFLIMGPACTRACPYCDIDFEKKPKPLDITEPDRLAQAVQRLKLNHVVITSVNRDDLTDGGASQFVRCIEAIRVTSPQTTIEVLIPDLCGNWQALETILQAAPEVLNHNTETVPRLYRRTRPQGDYDRTLELIRRSRSVAPKVYTKSGLMVGLGETDEEIRQVMVDLRSVDCDILTLGQYLQPSQKHLQVQSFVTPEQFDDWRIFGETIGFLQVVSSPLTRSSYHAEKVRELMQRYPRK is encoded by the coding sequence GTGACTGTTAAACCAGAGTGGTTGCGCGTGAAAGCTCCTCAGTGGGAGCGCGTCGGGAACGTTAAAGAAATTCTCCGAGATTTAAGCTTAAATACTGTATGTGAAGAAGCTTCTTGTCCAAATATTGGCGAATGCTTTAACGCAGGTACAGCAACATTTTTAATTATGGGCCCAGCTTGTACTAGAGCTTGTCCTTATTGCGATATTGATTTTGAGAAAAAGCCCAAACCGTTAGATATCACCGAACCGGATAGACTAGCGCAAGCAGTACAGCGACTAAAATTAAATCATGTTGTTATTACCTCGGTAAATCGGGATGATTTAACCGACGGTGGTGCAAGTCAGTTTGTACGCTGCATTGAGGCAATTAGAGTTACATCACCCCAAACCACGATTGAAGTATTGATTCCTGACTTGTGCGGAAATTGGCAAGCTTTAGAAACAATCTTACAAGCCGCGCCAGAGGTACTAAATCACAATACCGAAACTGTACCGCGTCTGTATCGTCGCACTCGTCCTCAAGGTGATTACGATCGCACCTTAGAATTAATTAGGCGATCGCGCTCTGTTGCCCCAAAAGTTTATACTAAGTCTGGCTTAATGGTAGGTTTGGGCGAAACCGACGAGGAAATTCGGCAAGTAATGGTAGATTTGCGCTCAGTAGATTGCGATATTCTCACCCTAGGACAATACTTGCAACCAAGTCAAAAACACCTGCAAGTTCAAAGCTTTGTCACTCCAGAACAATTTGATGATTGGCGGATTTTTGGCGAAACTATCGGATTTTTACAAGTAGTATCTTCTCCCCTAACTCGTAGCTCCTATCACGCCGAAAAAGTTAGAGAATTAATGCAACGTTACCCGCGTAAATAG
- a CDS encoding NAD(P)H-dependent glycerol-3-phosphate dehydrogenase — translation MRQTKITVLGAGAWGTILAKLAAANGHNVVLWSRSGAMGLEEAIDGAEIVLSAVSMKGVRAVATEIQSLPIKSQAIFVTATKGLEPSTTSTPAQIWRSCFPTHPVVVLCGPNLSKEIEQNLPAATVVASTDIGAAEIVQEAFSSLRFRVYTNFDPLGVELGGILKNVMAIASGACDGLQLGTNAKAALLTRGLTEIVRIGNNWGAKTETFYGLSGLGDLLATCNSPLSRNYQVGYQLSQGKTLEATLASLEGTAEGVNTAKVLMQRARQHNISIPITTQVHRLLTGKVTPRQALEELMLRDIKPEI, via the coding sequence GTGCGCCAAACAAAAATAACTGTTTTGGGTGCGGGGGCGTGGGGAACAATTTTAGCCAAACTAGCCGCCGCCAACGGTCACAACGTGGTTTTATGGTCGCGTAGCGGTGCAATGGGGTTAGAGGAAGCTATAGACGGCGCTGAGATAGTTTTATCGGCGGTGTCTATGAAAGGAGTAAGAGCCGTAGCTACAGAAATTCAATCATTGCCTATCAAATCTCAAGCAATTTTTGTTACTGCCACTAAAGGGTTAGAACCATCTACAACCTCAACCCCGGCGCAGATTTGGCGCTCTTGCTTTCCTACCCATCCTGTAGTTGTGTTGTGCGGGCCAAATTTATCTAAAGAAATTGAGCAAAACTTACCCGCCGCAACGGTGGTAGCTAGTACCGATATAGGCGCGGCGGAAATAGTACAAGAAGCTTTTTCATCTTTGCGCTTTCGGGTTTATACAAATTTTGACCCCCTGGGAGTCGAACTTGGGGGGATACTAAAAAATGTGATGGCGATCGCATCGGGGGCTTGTGATGGTTTACAACTAGGTACAAATGCTAAAGCGGCACTCCTGACGCGCGGACTTACAGAAATTGTCAGAATTGGTAACAATTGGGGAGCAAAAACCGAGACTTTTTACGGTTTATCCGGTTTGGGTGACTTGCTGGCAACTTGCAATAGTCCTTTGAGTCGCAATTATCAAGTAGGTTATCAATTATCTCAAGGTAAAACTTTAGAGGCAACTTTGGCTAGTTTAGAAGGAACTGCCGAAGGCGTAAATACCGCCAAAGTTTTGATGCAACGCGCTAGGCAACACAATATTTCTATTCCAATTACCACCCAGGTACATCGGTTGCTAACAGGTAAAGTTACACCAAGACAGGCACTAGAGGAGTTAATGCTGCGCGATATTAAGCCAGAAATATGA
- a CDS encoding precorrin-8X methylmutase: MEWQITDAQNLALIDREIGDYKFSPAQYEIVRRVIYATGDFEYKSLIRFSDRALPAGAAALAARSTIIVDVPMVQVGITSHIQKTFANPVYCSVEGHNWSTKELSTSASGEIETLARRYPEAIFAISQGQAALTALLELIEAEEIRPALVIGTPAGFIDVDVAKQRLNDSNVPHIRIDGRKGSAVVATAIINGLVELAWQAYGHDDDEN, encoded by the coding sequence ATGGAATGGCAAATAACTGATGCCCAAAATTTGGCATTAATTGACCGTGAAATTGGCGATTATAAGTTTTCACCCGCCCAGTACGAAATAGTTAGACGGGTAATTTATGCGACGGGAGACTTTGAATATAAATCTTTAATTAGATTTAGCGATCGCGCTTTGCCTGCCGGGGCTGCCGCCTTAGCTGCTCGTAGTACGATTATTGTTGATGTCCCCATGGTACAAGTAGGCATAACTTCCCATATTCAAAAAACTTTCGCAAATCCCGTTTATTGCAGCGTAGAGGGTCATAATTGGAGTACCAAAGAACTATCTACCAGCGCCTCTGGGGAAATTGAAACTTTGGCTAGAAGATATCCCGAAGCCATTTTTGCGATTAGTCAAGGACAAGCAGCATTGACGGCGCTACTAGAATTAATTGAAGCGGAGGAAATTAGACCCGCTTTAGTCATTGGTACACCCGCAGGATTTATAGATGTAGATGTCGCTAAACAGCGCTTAAATGATTCAAACGTCCCTCACATCCGAATCGATGGGCGCAAAGGCAGCGCAGTAGTCGCCACAGCTATTATTAATGGTTTAGTAGAACTAGCTTGGCAGGCTTACGGACACGATGACGATGAAAACTAA
- a CDS encoding phosphoketolase family protein produces MVVTTFPQTLLLSTEELHQINAYWRAANYLSVGQIYLLDNPLLKEPLKIEHIKPRLLGHWGTTPGLNFIYVHLNRLIKAQDLNAIYIAGPGHGGPGIVANTYLEGTYSEVYPHISPDYEGMRKLFKQFSFPGGIPSHVAPETPGSIHEGGELGYSLSHAYGAAFDNPDLIVACVVGDGEAETGPLAASWHSNKFLNPVTDGAVLPILHLNGYKIANPTVLARISHEELESLFIGYGYKPYFVEGSEPETMHQLMAATLEKAVFEIKEIWHEARTKGFTVHPQYPMIILRSPKGWTGPKEVDGKKTEDYWRSHQVPFAEMATKPEHLNLLEQWMKSYKPEELFDENGSLMPELAALAPQGSRRMGANLHANGGLLLKGLKLPDFANYAVDIESPATIMAEATRVMGEFLRDVMKQNMESRNFRVMGPDETASNRLNALFEASDRTWAAQILPEDDHLAPDGRIMEILSEHTCQGWLEGYLLTGRHGFFSCYEAFIHIIDSMLNQHAKWLKTTRHIPWRRPIASLNYLLTSHVWRQDHNGFSHQDPGFIDHVMNKKPEVIRVYLPPDANTLLSVTDHCLRSRNYVNVIVAGKQPALQYLDIDAAIKHCTTGIGIWGWASNDQGVEPDVVMACAGDVPTLETLAAVDLLYKNFPDLKVRVVNVVDLMKLLPESEHPHGLSDKDFDSIFTPDKPIIFAFHGYPWLIHRLTYRRTNHHNIHVRGYKEEGTTTTPFDMVVLNELDRFSLVDDAIDRVPKLKYTAAYVKQMLHDKLIEHKHYIDKHGEDMPEILNWQWGYYSDSQKTTPPKIDNSSSSTPSQEGGEGAAKSGS; encoded by the coding sequence ATGGTAGTAACAACTTTCCCACAAACACTACTCCTAAGTACCGAAGAACTACATCAAATCAACGCCTACTGGCGAGCCGCAAATTACTTATCTGTCGGGCAAATATATCTTTTAGACAATCCCTTACTGAAAGAACCTCTCAAGATAGAACATATCAAACCAAGGCTTTTAGGTCACTGGGGAACAACCCCAGGGCTGAATTTTATTTACGTCCACCTCAACCGTTTAATTAAAGCTCAAGACTTAAACGCAATTTACATAGCTGGCCCCGGTCATGGTGGGCCGGGAATAGTAGCAAATACTTACCTAGAAGGAACTTATAGCGAAGTTTATCCCCATATTTCCCCGGATTATGAGGGAATGCGAAAACTATTTAAGCAATTTTCTTTTCCTGGCGGTATTCCTAGTCATGTTGCACCAGAAACCCCCGGCTCAATTCACGAAGGGGGGGAACTTGGTTATTCACTATCTCACGCTTACGGTGCAGCCTTTGACAATCCCGACTTGATTGTTGCTTGTGTTGTGGGTGATGGGGAAGCCGAAACGGGCCCCTTAGCTGCTAGTTGGCATAGTAACAAGTTTCTTAATCCGGTAACGGATGGGGCAGTTTTACCGATTTTGCATCTAAATGGTTATAAAATTGCTAACCCTACCGTGCTGGCGCGAATTAGTCACGAGGAATTAGAAAGCTTATTTATAGGCTACGGCTACAAGCCTTATTTTGTGGAAGGTTCAGAACCGGAAACCATGCACCAATTAATGGCAGCAACTTTAGAAAAAGCGGTTTTTGAGATTAAGGAAATTTGGCACGAGGCGCGGACTAAAGGCTTTACCGTGCATCCTCAGTACCCGATGATTATTCTCAGATCCCCCAAAGGTTGGACCGGTCCCAAAGAAGTCGATGGTAAAAAAACTGAAGATTATTGGCGATCGCATCAAGTCCCATTTGCGGAAATGGCAACCAAGCCCGAACACTTAAATTTGCTCGAACAGTGGATGAAAAGCTACAAACCCGAAGAACTGTTTGACGAAAACGGTTCATTAATGCCAGAACTTGCGGCTTTAGCACCCCAAGGAAGCCGCAGAATGGGGGCTAATCTCCACGCCAACGGGGGTTTATTACTTAAAGGTTTAAAGTTACCAGATTTTGCTAACTACGCGGTAGACATTGAGAGTCCGGCGACAATCATGGCGGAAGCTACCCGCGTGATGGGTGAGTTTCTGCGGGATGTGATGAAGCAAAATATGGAAAGCCGCAACTTTAGAGTGATGGGGCCCGATGAAACTGCTTCTAATCGACTCAATGCTTTATTTGAAGCAAGCGATCGCACTTGGGCGGCGCAGATTCTCCCGGAAGACGATCATCTTGCTCCCGATGGTCGAATTATGGAAATATTGAGCGAACACACTTGTCAAGGCTGGCTAGAAGGCTATTTACTGACAGGGAGACATGGATTTTTCTCTTGTTACGAAGCTTTTATCCATATTATTGATTCCATGCTTAACCAACACGCCAAATGGTTGAAAACTACCCGACATATTCCTTGGCGTAGACCGATTGCTTCTCTCAACTATTTGCTAACTTCTCACGTATGGAGACAAGACCATAACGGTTTTTCTCACCAAGATCCGGGCTTTATCGATCATGTGATGAACAAAAAGCCGGAAGTAATTCGAGTTTATTTACCCCCCGATGCCAATACCTTGCTATCTGTAACCGATCATTGTTTGCGGAGTCGTAACTATGTAAATGTGATTGTTGCCGGAAAGCAACCCGCCTTACAGTATTTGGATATAGATGCGGCAATTAAGCACTGTACTACAGGGATTGGAATTTGGGGTTGGGCGAGTAACGACCAAGGGGTAGAACCCGATGTAGTTATGGCTTGTGCGGGGGATGTCCCAACTTTAGAAACTTTGGCGGCGGTGGATTTGCTTTACAAAAACTTCCCCGATCTTAAAGTCCGGGTAGTAAATGTAGTTGATTTAATGAAACTTTTACCAGAAAGCGAACATCCGCACGGTTTGAGCGATAAAGACTTTGATTCTATCTTTACTCCCGACAAGCCAATTATCTTTGCTTTTCATGGCTACCCTTGGCTAATTCATCGCCTCACCTATCGGCGCACCAATCACCACAACATTCATGTCCGGGGCTACAAAGAAGAAGGAACAACTACTACGCCCTTTGATATGGTGGTGTTAAATGAATTGGATCGTTTTAGCTTGGTAGATGATGCGATCGATCGCGTACCCAAACTTAAGTACACCGCCGCCTACGTCAAACAGATGTTGCATGACAAACTAATCGAACACAAGCATTATATTGACAAGCATGGCGAAGATATGCCGGAAATTCTTAATTGGCAGTGGGGTTATTATAGCGATTCACAAAAAACTACTCCGCCAAAAATTGACAATTCGAGCAGTTCTACGCCTTCTCAAGAAGGTGGCGAAGGTGCGGCTAAGTCTGGCTCTTAG
- the dapB gene encoding 4-hydroxy-tetrahydrodipicolinate reductase, whose amino-acid sequence MAQAPIPVLVNGAAGKMGREVIRAIAQSTDMTLVGAVDRNPQYQDRDAGELAGLSEPLEIPITNQFEPMLAFAAQEKQPAVMVDFTHPSSIYNNIRSAIAYGVRPVVGTTGLSTEQIAELADFADKASTGCLIIPNFSIGMVLLQQAAVAASQYFDHVEIIELHHNQKADAPSGTAIQTAEILAEMGKPFNPALVEETEKLPGARGSLAKEGIRIHSIRLPGLIAHQEVIFGAAGQVYTLRHDTSDRACYMPGVLLAIRKVLLLKSLIYGLEKIL is encoded by the coding sequence ATGGCACAAGCTCCGATTCCCGTGCTAGTCAACGGTGCGGCGGGTAAAATGGGACGTGAAGTAATCCGCGCGATCGCCCAATCAACAGATATGACTTTAGTGGGCGCAGTTGACCGCAATCCCCAATACCAAGATCGAGACGCGGGGGAATTAGCAGGTTTAAGCGAACCGTTAGAAATCCCGATTACTAATCAGTTTGAGCCAATGCTTGCCTTTGCGGCGCAAGAAAAACAGCCCGCCGTGATGGTAGATTTTACTCACCCAAGCTCTATTTACAATAATATTCGGTCGGCGATCGCTTATGGGGTGCGTCCAGTAGTAGGGACAACGGGTTTAAGTACCGAGCAAATCGCCGAACTAGCGGATTTTGCTGATAAAGCCAGCACAGGATGCTTAATTATTCCTAACTTCTCAATTGGAATGGTTTTACTACAACAAGCCGCCGTCGCTGCTTCTCAATACTTCGATCATGTGGAAATTATCGAACTACACCACAATCAAAAAGCCGACGCACCAAGCGGTACAGCAATTCAAACGGCAGAAATATTAGCAGAAATGGGCAAACCCTTTAACCCGGCTTTGGTAGAAGAAACCGAAAAGTTACCCGGTGCTAGAGGTAGTTTAGCAAAGGAAGGAATTAGGATTCATAGCATCCGTTTACCAGGATTAATTGCTCATCAAGAAGTAATTTTTGGCGCAGCAGGTCAAGTTTATACTTTACGTCACGATACGAGCGATCGCGCTTGTTATATGCCGGGAGTATTACTCGCTATTCGTAAGGTACTGCTGTTAAAGTCCTTGATTTATGGGTTAGAAAAGATCCTATAA